The Saccharopolyspora gloriosae genome window below encodes:
- a CDS encoding NUDIX hydrolase: protein MTAAHEPEQPMTTSRPVTIRAAGAVLWRPGTDGAPEVAVVHRPRYDDWSLPKGKLDPGETAAHAAAREVLEETGFGCVLSGFLSRVRYEVPGADGGTGKQVDYFTARAGDGHFEVNDEVDELVWTALPKARELLSYRQDRHVLDEFAALPDDPVTLLLVRHAKAGKRADFDGDDTLRPLSGAGRRQRDALHSWLPLFGPERVYSAPRVRCAQTVQPLATDLGIEVAPEPLLSEEGYLEDPAAAVHRLLRIAAGAGTAVVCSQGGVIPDLVGRLVESAALHPAEPGEAPGDAPAVGDAVSGDVVSAKGSVWTLRFSRDVHTGNGSGPLLRLVSAAYLADASAAG, encoded by the coding sequence ATGACCGCGGCGCACGAACCGGAGCAACCGATGACGACGAGCAGGCCGGTCACGATCCGGGCCGCGGGTGCGGTGCTGTGGCGCCCGGGCACCGACGGGGCGCCCGAGGTGGCCGTGGTGCACCGCCCGCGCTACGACGATTGGTCGCTGCCGAAGGGAAAACTCGATCCGGGTGAGACGGCTGCGCACGCCGCCGCGCGGGAAGTGCTGGAGGAGACCGGGTTCGGCTGCGTGCTCTCCGGCTTCCTGAGCCGGGTCCGCTACGAGGTGCCGGGGGCGGACGGCGGCACCGGCAAGCAGGTCGACTACTTCACCGCCCGCGCCGGCGACGGCCACTTCGAGGTCAACGACGAGGTCGACGAACTCGTGTGGACGGCGCTGCCCAAGGCCCGGGAACTGCTGAGCTACCGGCAGGACCGGCACGTCCTGGACGAGTTCGCGGCGCTGCCCGACGACCCGGTGACGCTGCTGCTGGTGCGGCACGCGAAAGCCGGGAAGCGGGCGGACTTCGACGGCGACGACACGCTGCGCCCGCTGTCCGGGGCCGGCCGCAGGCAGCGCGACGCACTGCACTCCTGGCTGCCGCTGTTCGGCCCGGAACGGGTCTACTCGGCGCCTCGGGTGCGCTGCGCGCAGACGGTGCAACCGCTGGCGACGGACCTCGGCATCGAAGTCGCCCCGGAGCCGCTGCTGTCCGAGGAGGGCTACCTGGAGGACCCGGCCGCGGCCGTGCACCGGCTGCTGCGGATCGCCGCGGGCGCGGGCACCGCGGTGGTGTGCAGCCAAGGCGGCGTGATCCCGGATCTGGTGGGCAGGCTGGTGGAATCCGCCGCGCTGCACCCGGCCGAACCGGGCGAGGCCCCCGGCGACGCGCCCGCGGTGGGCGACGCCGTCAGCGGGGACGTGGTCAGCGCCAAGGGCAGCGTGTGGACGTTGCGGTTCAGCCGGGACGTACACACGGGCAACGGCTCCGGCCCACTATTACGCCTGGTCTCGGCTGCTTACTTGGCTGATGCTTCTGCCGCTGGATGA
- a CDS encoding FAD-dependent oxidoreductase, which produces MERTTCCIIGGGPAGMVLGLLLARSGVRVTVLEKHGDFLRDFRGDTVHPTTLQLMDDLGLAERFAELPQRRVDIVQLPVGRDGDFLTIGDFRLLPIKYPYIALVPQWDLLDLLADEAKQESDFSLRMQTEVTELIREGGRVNGVRYRDADGGTGELRADITIACDGRDSLARRLPELRLRDFPTPMDVRWFRVPRKEDDPAGLIGLVRDRTFTALIDRGDYYQTASIIEKDSDAAGRSRPIEEFNQRLRHLVPWFDDGRELVDTWEDVKLLHVTLDRLNKWHVPGLLCIGDAAHAMSPVGGIGINLAVQDAVAAARHLAAPLREGRLRRRHVAAIQRRRWPTTLLIQGLQKVLHRNAVEPGLRGEIDFGDRTRLPRPIRMITRLPLLRMFPPYILAYGALRERPPREAVRG; this is translated from the coding sequence ATGGAGCGCACGACTTGCTGCATCATCGGCGGCGGCCCCGCAGGCATGGTCCTGGGTCTGCTGCTGGCCCGCTCCGGAGTGCGGGTCACCGTGCTGGAGAAGCACGGCGACTTCCTCCGCGACTTCCGCGGCGACACCGTGCACCCGACGACCTTGCAGCTCATGGACGACCTGGGCCTGGCGGAGCGGTTCGCGGAGCTGCCGCAGCGCCGGGTGGACATCGTCCAGCTGCCCGTCGGCCGGGACGGCGATTTCCTGACCATCGGCGACTTCCGGCTGCTGCCGATCAAGTACCCCTACATCGCGCTGGTCCCGCAGTGGGACCTGCTGGACCTGCTCGCCGACGAGGCGAAGCAGGAGAGCGACTTCTCCCTCCGGATGCAGACCGAGGTCACCGAGCTGATCCGGGAAGGCGGCCGGGTCAACGGCGTGCGCTACCGCGACGCCGACGGCGGCACCGGGGAACTGCGCGCCGACATCACGATCGCCTGCGACGGGCGGGATTCGCTCGCCCGTCGGCTGCCGGAGCTCCGCCTGCGCGACTTCCCCACCCCGATGGACGTGCGCTGGTTCCGGGTGCCGCGCAAGGAGGACGACCCGGCCGGGCTGATCGGGCTGGTCCGCGACCGCACGTTCACCGCGCTGATCGACCGCGGCGACTACTACCAGACGGCGTCGATCATCGAGAAGGATTCCGACGCGGCCGGCAGGTCCCGGCCGATCGAGGAGTTCAACCAGCGGCTGCGGCACCTCGTGCCGTGGTTCGACGACGGTCGCGAGCTGGTCGACACGTGGGAGGACGTGAAGCTGCTGCACGTCACCCTCGACCGGTTGAACAAGTGGCACGTGCCCGGCCTGCTGTGCATCGGGGACGCGGCGCACGCGATGTCACCGGTGGGCGGCATCGGCATCAACCTGGCCGTGCAGGACGCGGTGGCCGCCGCCCGCCACCTCGCGGCTCCGCTGCGGGAAGGCCGGTTGCGCCGCAGGCACGTGGCGGCGATCCAGCGCAGGCGCTGGCCCACGACGCTGCTGATCCAGGGATTGCAGAAGGTGTTGCACCGCAACGCGGTCGAGCCCGGCCTGCGCGGCGAGATCGACTTCGGGGACCGGACCCGGCTGCCGCGCCCGATTCGGATGATCACGCGATTGCCGCTGCTGCGCATGTTCCCGCCCTACATCCTGGCCTACGGCGCACTACGCGAACGGCCTCCGCGTGAGGCTGTGCGGGGGTAG
- a CDS encoding fumarylacetoacetate hydrolase family protein, which produces MRLARVAHSDGVSFVALEPDPSAPQEKVLAIEIDQHPFGDPTFTGRKWPMADVRLLAPILPSKVVCVGKNYADHAKEMGGEAPANPVIFMKPSTSVTSPNAPIKLPPNSERVDYEGELAAVIGQPCKDVPEARGLDVVLGYTIANDVTARDQQQADGQWTRAKGYDTFCPLGPWIDTSVDPADLGLRTELDGELKQQSRTSLMLHDVAGLVSWVSRIMTLLPGDVILTGTPAGVGPVKSGQSVSVSIDGLGTLTNPVQ; this is translated from the coding sequence GTGCGCCTGGCCCGAGTCGCCCACTCCGACGGGGTGTCGTTCGTCGCGCTGGAACCCGATCCGTCCGCGCCGCAGGAGAAGGTGCTGGCCATCGAGATCGACCAGCACCCGTTCGGCGACCCCACCTTCACCGGGCGCAAGTGGCCGATGGCCGACGTCCGGCTGCTCGCGCCGATCCTGCCCAGCAAGGTCGTCTGCGTCGGCAAGAACTACGCGGACCACGCGAAGGAGATGGGCGGTGAGGCACCGGCGAACCCGGTCATCTTCATGAAGCCGTCCACTTCGGTGACGAGCCCGAACGCGCCGATCAAGCTGCCGCCGAACTCGGAGCGGGTGGACTACGAGGGCGAGCTCGCGGCCGTCATCGGCCAGCCCTGCAAGGACGTTCCGGAGGCGCGCGGGCTCGACGTGGTCCTGGGCTACACGATCGCCAACGACGTCACCGCGAGGGACCAGCAGCAGGCCGACGGGCAGTGGACGCGGGCGAAGGGCTACGACACGTTCTGCCCGCTGGGCCCGTGGATCGACACCTCCGTCGACCCGGCGGATCTGGGCCTGCGCACCGAGCTCGACGGCGAGCTCAAGCAGCAGTCGCGGACGTCGCTGATGCTGCACGACGTCGCCGGTCTCGTGTCGTGGGTGTCCCGCATCATGACACTGCTGCCCGGCGACGTGATCCTCACCGGCACGCCCGCCGGCGTCGGCCCGGTGAAGTCGGGCCAGAGCGTCTCGGTCTCCATCGACGGCCTGGGCACCCTCACCAACCCCGTCCAGTAG
- a CDS encoding HAD family hydrolase, with translation MTSAPHPPTTPEPGRIKAVCLDIDDTLLDNAASSRLGLRALIGNDAAWPVWRHTTEDHYERYVAGEVDFATMCVERTRAFFAAFGEQISDAEAAAREDYRMAAMQAAWRLFDDALPCLEWMRASGLQLAVITNAPSAYQRKKISHTGLAGAFDSMLISGELGVAKPDPRIFHAACESLDAAPHEVVHVGDRLDTDALGAADAGLHGVWLNRSGTEHAPPDGVSMITSLAELPELLVCDLPFAPEIPAQHAPGDPAPRETTRIGALTR, from the coding sequence GTGACATCCGCGCCGCACCCCCCGACCACGCCTGAACCCGGCCGCATCAAAGCCGTGTGCCTGGACATCGACGACACCCTGCTCGACAACGCCGCCTCCTCCCGCCTCGGCCTGCGCGCCCTCATCGGCAACGACGCCGCCTGGCCCGTGTGGCGCCACACCACCGAAGACCACTACGAGCGGTACGTGGCCGGTGAAGTCGACTTCGCCACCATGTGCGTCGAACGGACCCGCGCCTTCTTCGCCGCCTTCGGCGAGCAGATCAGCGACGCCGAAGCCGCCGCCCGCGAGGACTACCGGATGGCCGCCATGCAAGCCGCCTGGCGGCTGTTCGACGACGCCCTGCCCTGCCTCGAATGGATGCGCGCCAGCGGCCTGCAACTGGCCGTCATCACCAACGCGCCCAGCGCCTACCAGCGCAAGAAGATCAGCCACACCGGACTGGCCGGCGCCTTCGACAGCATGCTCATCTCCGGTGAACTCGGCGTCGCCAAACCGGATCCGCGGATCTTCCACGCCGCCTGCGAATCCCTCGACGCGGCCCCGCACGAAGTCGTGCACGTCGGCGACCGGCTCGACACCGACGCCCTCGGCGCCGCCGACGCGGGCCTGCACGGCGTCTGGCTCAACCGCAGCGGGACAGAACATGCGCCGCCCGACGGCGTTTCGATGATCACCAGCCTCGCCGAGCTCCCCGAGCTCCTCGTCTGCGACCTGCCGTTCGCCCCCGAGATCCCCGCCCAGCACGCCCCCGGTGATCCGGCACCGCGCGAGACCACGCGCATCGGCGCGCTGACCCGCTGA
- the leuD gene encoding 3-isopropylmalate dehydratase small subunit, protein MEPFTQHTGVGVPLRRSNVDTDQIIPAVYLKRVARTGFEDALFAAWRNDENFILNNDAFRDGSVLVAGPDFGTGSSREHAVWALKDYGFRVVISSRFADIFRGNSGKQGLLAAECAQSDVELLWKLLENEPGTQVTVDLQERTVQAKDLTVPFAIDDYTRWRLLEGLDDIGLTLRHAETIDTYEKTRPSFKPATLPARTG, encoded by the coding sequence ATGGAACCGTTCACCCAGCACACCGGCGTCGGCGTTCCGCTGCGGCGGTCCAACGTGGACACTGACCAGATCATCCCCGCCGTGTACCTCAAGCGGGTCGCGCGCACCGGGTTCGAGGACGCGTTGTTCGCCGCGTGGCGCAACGACGAGAACTTCATCCTCAACAACGACGCCTTCCGCGACGGCAGCGTGCTGGTCGCCGGACCCGACTTCGGCACCGGATCGTCCCGCGAGCACGCCGTGTGGGCGCTCAAGGACTACGGCTTCCGGGTGGTCATCTCCTCCCGGTTCGCCGACATCTTCCGCGGCAACTCCGGCAAACAGGGACTGCTCGCCGCCGAGTGCGCCCAGTCCGATGTGGAACTGCTCTGGAAGCTGCTGGAGAACGAGCCCGGCACCCAGGTGACCGTCGATCTGCAAGAGCGGACCGTGCAGGCGAAAGACCTCACCGTGCCGTTCGCCATCGACGACTACACCCGTTGGCGGCTGCTGGAAGGGCTCGACGACATCGGTTTGACCCTGCGCCACGCCGAGACGATCGACACGTACGAGAAAACCCGCCCTTCCTTCAAACCGGCCACGCTGCCCGCCCGCACGGGCTGA
- a CDS encoding IclR family transcriptional regulator, translating into MGQHSGIGVLDKAVAVLQAVAGEPCGLTELCGRTGLPRATAHRLAVGLEVHRLLRRGSDGRWRPGAALAELAGGAVDPLLEAASTVLPKLRDITGESVQLYRRDGMQRLCIASAEPPSGLRDTVPVGSTLPMVAGSGAKVLAAWADPATQRAVLAEAVFGERTLLEVRRRGWAQSVAERESGVASVSAPVRDSQGGVVAAISVSGPIDRMGRRPGARWAADLLAATEGLQNRL; encoded by the coding sequence GTGGGACAGCATAGCGGCATCGGAGTGTTGGACAAGGCAGTGGCCGTGTTGCAGGCCGTAGCGGGCGAACCGTGCGGCCTGACGGAGTTGTGCGGGCGCACGGGCCTGCCCAGGGCGACGGCGCACCGGCTCGCGGTGGGCCTGGAGGTGCACCGCTTGCTGCGCCGCGGCTCGGACGGGCGGTGGCGCCCCGGTGCCGCGCTGGCGGAACTGGCGGGCGGCGCGGTGGACCCCCTGCTGGAGGCGGCGTCGACGGTGCTGCCCAAATTGCGGGACATCACGGGCGAAAGCGTGCAGCTCTACCGCCGGGACGGCATGCAGCGCCTGTGCATCGCCTCCGCGGAACCCCCCAGCGGCCTGCGCGACACGGTCCCCGTCGGTTCCACCCTCCCGATGGTCGCGGGCTCCGGGGCGAAGGTCCTGGCGGCCTGGGCTGATCCCGCGACGCAGCGAGCGGTCCTGGCCGAAGCCGTCTTCGGCGAACGCACCCTCCTGGAGGTCAGGCGGCGCGGCTGGGCCCAGAGCGTCGCAGAACGCGAATCGGGCGTGGCGAGCGTCTCCGCCCCCGTCCGCGACTCCCAGGGCGGCGTAGTGGCCGCCATCTCCGTCTCAGGCCCCATAGACCGAATGGGCCGCCGCCCAGGAGCCCGCTGGGCAGCGGACCTACTAGCAGCAACAGAAGGCCTCCAAAACCGCCTCTGA
- the leuC gene encoding 3-isopropylmalate dehydratase large subunit, which yields MGNTLAEKVWSGHIVRRGEGHEPDLLYIDLHLVHEVTSPQAFEGLRLADRPVRRPDLTIATEDHNVPTTGIDLPIADPVSRTQVDTLRRNCEEFGIRLHPMGDAEQGIVHVVGPQLGLTQPGTTVVCGDSHTSTHGAFGALAFGIGTSEVEHVLATQTLPLRPFKTMAINVEGTLRPGVTSKDIILAVIARIGTGGGQGYVLEYRGEAIRQLSMESRMTVCNMSIEAGARAGMIAPDETTFEYLKGRPHAPEGEDWDAAVEYWKTLRTDEDAEFDAEITLDADSLTPFVTWGTNPGQGLPLGERIPDPATIGDDSERYAVEKALDYMGLEGGTPLREVAVDTVFLGSCTNGRIEDLRAAAAVLGGRKVAQDVRMLVVPGSMKVRLQAESEGLNEVFTAAGAEWRSAGCSMCLGMNPDQLAPGERSASTSNRNFEGRQGKGGRTHLVSPLVAAATAVRGTLSSPDDLD from the coding sequence ATGGGCAACACGCTCGCGGAGAAGGTCTGGAGCGGCCACATCGTGCGCCGAGGCGAAGGTCATGAGCCGGACCTGCTCTACATCGACCTCCACCTCGTGCACGAAGTCACCAGCCCGCAGGCGTTCGAAGGGCTGCGGCTGGCGGACCGGCCGGTCCGCCGCCCCGACCTCACGATCGCCACCGAGGACCACAACGTGCCCACCACCGGCATCGACCTGCCGATCGCCGACCCGGTGTCGCGCACCCAGGTGGACACCTTGCGGCGCAACTGCGAGGAATTCGGCATCCGCCTGCACCCGATGGGCGACGCCGAGCAGGGCATCGTGCACGTGGTGGGGCCGCAGCTGGGGCTCACCCAGCCCGGCACCACGGTGGTGTGCGGCGACAGCCACACCTCCACCCACGGCGCGTTCGGCGCGCTCGCGTTCGGCATCGGCACCTCCGAAGTGGAGCACGTGCTGGCCACCCAGACGCTGCCGCTGCGCCCCTTCAAGACCATGGCCATCAACGTCGAAGGCACGTTGCGGCCCGGCGTGACGAGCAAGGACATCATCCTCGCCGTCATCGCCCGGATCGGGACCGGCGGCGGGCAGGGCTACGTCCTGGAGTACCGGGGCGAGGCGATCCGGCAGCTGTCCATGGAATCCCGCATGACGGTCTGCAACATGTCGATCGAAGCAGGCGCCCGCGCCGGCATGATCGCCCCCGACGAGACGACCTTCGAGTACCTCAAGGGCCGCCCGCACGCGCCGGAAGGCGAGGACTGGGACGCCGCCGTCGAGTACTGGAAGACGCTGCGCACCGACGAGGACGCCGAATTCGACGCCGAGATCACCCTCGACGCCGACTCGCTGACCCCGTTCGTCACCTGGGGCACCAACCCCGGGCAGGGCCTGCCGCTGGGGGAGCGCATCCCCGACCCGGCGACCATCGGCGACGACTCCGAGCGCTACGCCGTGGAAAAGGCGCTCGACTACATGGGCCTGGAAGGCGGCACGCCGCTGCGCGAGGTCGCCGTGGACACCGTCTTCCTCGGTTCGTGCACCAACGGCCGCATCGAGGACCTGCGGGCCGCAGCGGCCGTCCTGGGCGGGCGCAAGGTGGCCCAGGACGTGCGGATGCTGGTGGTGCCCGGCTCGATGAAGGTCCGGCTGCAGGCCGAGTCCGAAGGGCTCAACGAGGTTTTCACCGCCGCGGGCGCCGAATGGCGTTCGGCGGGCTGCTCCATGTGCCTCGGGATGAACCCCGACCAGCTCGCCCCCGGTGAGCGCAGCGCGTCGACCTCGAACCGGAACTTCGAGGGACGGCAGGGCAAAGGCGGCCGCACCCACCTGGTCTCCCCGCTGGTGGCCGCCGCCACCGCGGTGCGCGGCACCTTGTCCTCGCCCGACGACCTCGACTGA
- a CDS encoding HU family DNA-binding protein: MNKAQLIEALAERLGDKKTASQAVEGVVDLIVRNVNKGEKVNITGFGVFEKRARAARTARNPRTGEAVKVKKTNVPAFRAGTQFKEVVGGSRKLPRATAAKSAGTKSAGTRSTATKTAGTGRATAKSAATATKAPATKAAGTRSTAKTAAATKTAPKKAATTRSSAKPAAAKAAPKTAAGSKATAAKSTGTKATATKATASKAATGKATAAKSTATKAPATKAAPKKAATTKAAPKATASKSTAKTSAAKTSAAKTSGAQTSTAKASAGKTTRKTAKK; the protein is encoded by the coding sequence GTGAACAAAGCCCAACTCATCGAGGCACTTGCGGAACGCCTCGGCGACAAGAAGACCGCCAGTCAGGCGGTGGAGGGCGTCGTGGACCTCATCGTCCGCAACGTCAACAAGGGCGAAAAGGTCAACATCACCGGCTTCGGTGTCTTCGAGAAGCGCGCACGTGCCGCCCGCACCGCGCGCAACCCGCGCACCGGCGAGGCCGTCAAGGTGAAGAAGACCAACGTCCCGGCATTCCGCGCCGGCACCCAGTTCAAGGAAGTCGTGGGCGGCAGCCGGAAACTGCCCCGCGCGACTGCCGCGAAGTCGGCGGGCACCAAGTCCGCGGGCACCCGCAGCACCGCGACGAAGACCGCGGGCACCGGGCGCGCCACGGCCAAGTCCGCCGCCACGGCGACCAAGGCTCCCGCCACCAAGGCGGCGGGCACCCGGAGCACGGCGAAGACCGCCGCGGCCACCAAGACCGCGCCGAAGAAGGCCGCCACCACGCGGTCCAGCGCGAAGCCGGCCGCCGCCAAGGCAGCCCCGAAGACGGCTGCTGGCAGCAAGGCGACCGCCGCCAAGTCCACCGGCACCAAGGCGACGGCGACCAAGGCGACCGCTTCCAAGGCCGCCACCGGCAAGGCCACGGCCGCCAAGTCGACGGCCACCAAGGCTCCGGCCACCAAGGCGGCGCCGAAGAAGGCCGCCACCACCAAGGCCGCGCCGAAGGCCACCGCCTCGAAGTCGACCGCCAAGACCTCTGCCGCGAAGACCTCCGCGGCCAAGACGTCCGGCGCCCAGACCTCGACCGCCAAGGCCTCCGCGGGCAAGACCACGCGCAAGACCGCCAAGAAGTGA
- the gltX gene encoding glutamate--tRNA ligase: MSTPEFATPAPGTVRARFCPSPTGTPHVGLIRTALFNWAFARHHEGTLVFRIEDTDASRDSQESYDALLDALRWLGLDWDEGPEVGGPYGPYRQSERKDVYADIARRLLDAGELYEAFSSPEEVEARHKAAGRDPKLGYDNFDRDLTDEQKTAHRAEGRTPVLRLRMPDHDITFTDLVRGEITFRAGTVPDPVLVRGSGDALYTLTNPVDDALMRITHVLRGEDLLSSTPRQIALYEALQRIGVTDFVPEFGHLPFVMGEGNKKLSKRDPASNLFHHRDRGFLPEGLLNYLALLGWSIADDRDVFNLDEMVEAFDISRVSGNPARFDQKKADAINSAHLRALAPDDFVQRVVPYLVDGGVLDAEPTEQQLETVRAAAPLVQERLIVLSDAVGMMRFLFAGENFEPEEASAAKALGDDARPVLDAAIGALDALPEWTTEAIETALRESVVDGLGIKPRKAFAPVRVAVTGRTVSPPLYESMELLGREVSLNRLRRALV; the protein is encoded by the coding sequence ATGAGCACGCCAGAGTTCGCCACACCAGCGCCCGGAACCGTCCGCGCCCGGTTCTGCCCGTCACCGACCGGCACACCGCACGTCGGGCTCATCCGCACCGCCCTGTTCAACTGGGCCTTCGCCCGGCACCACGAAGGCACCTTGGTGTTCCGCATCGAGGACACCGACGCCAGCCGGGACAGCCAGGAGTCCTACGACGCGCTGCTCGACGCGCTGCGCTGGCTGGGACTCGACTGGGACGAAGGTCCCGAAGTCGGCGGCCCCTACGGGCCGTACCGGCAGAGCGAGCGCAAGGACGTCTACGCGGACATCGCGCGGCGCCTGCTCGACGCCGGTGAGCTCTACGAGGCGTTCTCCTCGCCGGAAGAGGTCGAAGCCCGGCACAAGGCCGCGGGCCGCGACCCCAAGCTCGGCTACGACAACTTCGACCGCGACCTCACCGACGAGCAGAAGACCGCCCACCGCGCCGAAGGCCGCACCCCGGTGCTGCGGCTGCGGATGCCGGACCACGACATCACCTTCACCGACCTCGTCCGCGGCGAGATCACCTTCCGCGCGGGCACGGTGCCCGACCCGGTGCTGGTCCGCGGCAGCGGCGACGCGCTCTACACGCTCACCAACCCCGTCGACGACGCGCTCATGCGCATCACGCACGTGCTGCGCGGCGAAGACCTGCTGTCGTCGACACCGCGCCAGATCGCGCTCTACGAAGCGCTGCAGCGCATCGGCGTCACCGACTTCGTCCCCGAGTTCGGGCACCTGCCGTTCGTCATGGGCGAAGGCAACAAGAAGCTCTCCAAGCGCGACCCCGCGTCGAACCTGTTCCACCACCGCGACCGCGGATTCCTGCCCGAGGGACTGCTCAACTACCTCGCGCTGCTCGGCTGGTCCATCGCCGACGACCGCGACGTGTTCAACCTCGACGAGATGGTCGAGGCCTTCGACATCAGCCGGGTCAGCGGCAACCCCGCCCGGTTCGACCAGAAGAAGGCCGACGCGATCAACTCCGCGCACCTGCGGGCGCTCGCCCCGGACGACTTCGTGCAGCGCGTCGTGCCCTACCTCGTCGACGGCGGAGTGCTCGACGCCGAACCGACCGAGCAGCAGCTCGAAACGGTGCGGGCCGCCGCGCCGCTCGTGCAGGAACGGCTCATCGTGCTCTCCGACGCCGTCGGCATGATGCGATTCCTGTTCGCGGGCGAGAACTTCGAGCCCGAAGAGGCCTCCGCGGCCAAGGCCCTCGGCGACGACGCCCGGCCCGTGCTCGACGCCGCCATCGGGGCGCTCGACGCGCTTCCCGAATGGACCACCGAAGCCATCGAGACGGCGCTGAGGGAGTCCGTCGTGGACGGACTCGGCATCAAACCGCGCAAGGCCTTCGCACCCGTGCGGGTCGCCGTCACCGGCCGCACCGTTTCGCCGCCGCTGTACGAATCCATGGAACTGCTCGGCCGCGAGGTCTCGCTGAACCGGCTCCGCCGCGCGCTGGTCTGA